Part of the Methanobrevibacter boviskoreani JH1 genome is shown below.
CTAATTTTTGTCAATAAACCTTTCGTTTTTGAAGATCTATTTGATAAGATTAATGAACTTTTAAATAAGTAATTTTTTACTTATTTTTTTTAATTACATTAAATTGATTTTTTAACTTTATTTTGATGATTTTATTAGTTTTTTTCTATTTTTTTATTTTATCTGTAAGTAATTACTCTATTTTTTAATTATTCTTAAAACAAATAAACTCTTTTTCTAGTTATTGTATTTTTCTTTCAGTTTCATTTAATTTAAAAAAGGTTTTTTTCTAGGGTTGTTAATTTAATTTTTATCAATTTTTTTTATAATTTTTGTAACTGTTTAATTATTTTTGTTTTTAAAATGAGTTTATATACTCTAATATGTAATTTATTAAAAAATTAAATAGATAAATATTTAAATAGAAATCTATATATTAATATTGTAAATTTATTTATTATATCTGATTTAAATGTTTTTTATGAAAATATTCTTTAAAATAAACGATTTTAATTCAAATTTTCTTTAAAGCTTAAATTAAATCATTTTTAAGAATATAGCTTTTCAAATACTTTTATTAATAATAAGATATATTTAAGCGGAATGTATTTTATTATTAATTTAGGTCATTGATTGATTAGATGTAATTTTTTTCAAATATATATTTAAACAATCATTTAAAAAATTAATATATTTTTTAAGATTTGATTAATATTATTTGTTTTTCAAAGTTTGATTTTTTTAATTTTTCATTTTCATCTTCTTTAAAAATAATCTTTCATATTCTGATAGGGTTAAATCTTAAAATTTATAAATAATATTTTTTTTTAAAATGTTGTTGGAAGGATATTTATGAAAAATACTATATTGATTGTAGAAGATGAGTCAATTACGGCACTGGATTTAAAATTTACATTGGAAGAGTTGGGTTATGATGTTGTAGGCATAGCTGATAATGGTAAAGATGCAATTAATCTTGCAGCGGAATTATCACCAGATTTAACTATTATGGATATTCATCTAAAAGGTGAGATGACTGGTATTGATGTTTCCAAAAGGCTTTCAGAACTTAATTTGCCTTGTATTTTTCTAACTGCATACTCTGATGATAATACTTTTAATGAAGTCTTGGAAAGCTCTTCCTATGGCTTTATTACAAAACCCTTTAATAAACGTACGATTGGTCTAAATGTTGACTTTGCAATTAAACGTTCTAAAGTTGATGCTGAAAAACTTAATATGGCTCAGGGTTTTGTAAAAGGTAAATAAATTTTTTTTAGTTTTTTTTATTTTTTGAAGGATTCAAGAAAAATATTTTTTTTTTTAAAATTGATATCTCTTTTTTTTAAGCAAATTGTATTTCAAATGAAGTGATTGTTTCAATCCTAAAATTTTTAAAACCTTATTTTTGTAAAATATAAAACTTTAATTACTTTATTAAATATACTTATATAAATGTATTTTTTAAATAAATCTAATAATATAAATGAAATTTCCTGTTTTATTATTGGAATAATTTAATTTAATTTAATATTATTTGTTATTTTTAATAGGGTTCACTACAATTTAAATTTTTACATATGGAATTCTACTTGAAATACAAAATTATCTATTATAAGGTCCTTTTTATGAATATTTGTTAGTTTTTAGCCAACCACTGATAAAAATTAGATTTTTTCTATAATTGCTTTATTAATGTTAAGTATTTTAAAGATTTAATAGTATTTTTTTCAATTGATTTAATATGGTTTTTCATTTTTAATGGATCTATTTATTTAAATAAAAAACTAAAAGGAGGTGTAATATTGGATAAAGATAGGGATATTGTTGTTGCAGACAGGGATATGAACAATAAAGGTATTGATGTCGATGATGATGTTAGTAAGGGTACTAACAGTATAAATGATGATGATCTTGTTAGTGCAGATGGGGATGTTGATAATGGTGCTAGTGGTATAAATGATAATGATACAGTTAATATGGATGGTACTGATGATGATGTTATTTATCAAATAGCTAATAATGAAATCTCATCATTAAATAATGCAAATAAGACAGATGATTTGGCTATAACTGTCTATAATGGTAATAATGGTTTAGTTACTGAAAAACAGCATGAAAGGATTCCAACTGTATATGTTGTTTCTAAAAGTAATATAGCTATTGATAATATTAAAAAAACGGTAAATTCTGAACATTATATCTTCTTAGGCGTTTCTGATAATAGTGAGGAGGCCCTTTACTTTATTGAAGAAAACACTCCGGATATCGTATTTTTGAGTTTAGATATCTATGGTAAATTAAATGGTGAAGAGTTAGGTAAACTTATCAATAAATTGGATATACCCATAATCTATATCTTTAATTTAGATGATGATCTAGGTTACAGTATTTTTATAGAAACGAATTATGGTTTTGTCTTTGAAGATTATTCTCCTGAAGAGATTAAATTTGTTATTAAAGTTGCCCTTAAAAAACATGAATCTAATGTTAAATCTGTAATTAATGTTAAATCTAAGATGACCGAGAAGAATGTGGAATTGGGGATTGAAAAACTATATTCCACTTTGCTTCTAGTGCTTTCTGTAATCCTTATTGCAGATGGTATTATATCCCGTAATGTAACATTCCTTCAATGGATTATATTTATCCCTTCTGTGATGATGATATTTTTAGCAATTGTGAGTCTATTTAAAATGACTGAGCCAACTCCATATGAGATACCTCCTTTTGTTTCCGTTATTATTCCGGCACATAACGAACAATACACTATCGAATCAACTGTTAGAAGCATTGGAGGCATGGATTATAATTATAAAGGTAAATCTAACTTTGAGATTATTGTTGTAAATGACGGTTCTGAGGATAAAACCGGTGAAATCTTATCTGATCTTAAGAAGGAAATCCCTAATTTGAGAATAATTACTCGTAGACCACCTAAAGCAGGTAAAGGTAAAGGGTTTGTACTTAACGATGCCCTTTCATTGGCTAATGGATCTGTTGTAGGGGTATTTGATGCAGATACCCAGGTACATCCCGATTTTTTAGAGAAATTGATGCCATATCTAAACGATCCTAAGATACAGGGTGTTCAGTCACGTGTAAGGATGTATAATAGAGATACGAATTTCCTAACTAATATGCAGGATGTGGAATTTGCAGGTTTTGGAAATATACTTAGGGCTAAGGACAATCTTAAGTTTAACGGGTTTCTTGGTGGAAATGGTCAGTTTGTTAAAAAAGATGCTATTATTAAATCTGGAAAATGGGACGGATTTGCTGTTACTGAGGATTTAAATTTAAGTGTTAAGATATTGATTAATGGTGGTGAGATTAGATATTGTCCGGAAGTTGCTGTTTATCAGGAGGCTGTCGATAATTGGGGTGACTTCATGAGACAAAGGGTTCGCTGGGCTATGGGTAATTTTGAAACATTGTTTGTGTATTTTTCAAGAATTCTTACCTGTAAATTACCTCTCTTTAAAAAAATAGGTATCATTTCACATATCAGTAATTATGCATTTAATTTATTCATTTTCGTTGGTTTTATTATATTTATCGTAAATATAATTGCATGGTTTATACTACATATTCCGACTGTAATACGTATGGAGGCACCTTTGATAATCGGTTTTATCTCAGCTATCGGATTTTTCCCGGGAATAACCATTGCACTTTTACGTGATGATAAGAAATTTAAAAGATTTATTATAGACTTGGTTGAATATTGGCTTTATTGTTTCCACCTGATTCCATTGTTCTTTAAAACAATGTGGGTTATGATTACAAGGGTTGAGAGAAGATGGACTAAAACCTCTCATAAAGGTATGGAAGATGAGGAAGAAGATAATTAATATTTTTAGAGGTGAATAAATGAGAAAAAAAGACATGTTGATCAGTTTTATTATAGTTATAATGTTTCTTTATGTGATTGCTAATTTAAGCACGGTTAATAGTATTTTATCCTGGGGTACTGAGAATAGAATTACTTTTGGTGATAGTACCGTAAACGTTCCACAGGCATGGAATACCACAAAACAGGTAAATTGGACAGATAAGGCTAAAACCAATAATTCCATTACTAACCGTTATGTTGTATGGGATTTGTGGGATGATTGGCCAGAAGGCTGTATAACGTCCGTGTCCGAGAAGAAATTAGCTCATTTGGAACATGGTAATTATAAGGTTTTAAATACCAGTACCGTTGATTTAGGTGGAAATAATGTATCCCGTCAGTATTTTATGAATCCCTCAAGGGGACCTAAAACGAATAATAGTAATATCGGTGTAACCTATATTTTCACAATGGAGGATAGGAATTACTCCGTACAAATCCATTATTTTACAAAACATGATTATAATAATTCTTCCTATAGAAAGGAATTAGATGATCGTATGGAGGATTTTATATCAAATATTCACAATAAACATTATGACGGTTTCTTCTCAGGTTTAAACAAGATTATACATTTTGTTGCAGGTAGATTAAACATTAAATTAGATTTTTAATTTTTTATTTTTAAAAGCTATTTTAAAGTTGGCATATGTAATTCAATTAAAAATGATTGGTTTTAAACATAAACCTTTTAAAGTTTCATTTCTATTTTTTTTAAAATTTTAACTTTTTTTTAATTTTATTATTTTACTGTACATATTTTATCTATTTTTTTTAAATTTTTAAAATCTATTTTTATGGTGTTTATATTGTTTTTAGATATTTATCTTTATTTGTTTATTTTTAATATTTCTTAAAATCCATTAAATTTATTTTTAAGTAAATATAAATAATTAATAGTAAATATTATTTTAATCTATAATTTAAGATAGAATAATAGGTTTAATTAAATATTTTTTTATTGTTTCAGGCGATTTTATACATTTTTATAGAATTGTGTTATAACTTTAAATTTATTTAATTTTAAATTTAATCAATCAACTTATTAATTTAATATTTACTTAAATTATTTAGAATTTCAATTCTAATAATTTTTAGATATTTTAAAGATAAGAGCAAATTTTAAAAGCTTCATTTATTTTTAAAATGATTATAAATTTTTTTATAAGGGGTGTAATTATTTTAAATAATAAAACATTTACTTTATTGTTTTTATTTACTCTTCTTGTAATTTCTGTAGGGGCGGTTTCTGCTGCAGATAATAATACTAATTTAAATAATGTATCAGATTCACAATATGCTACATCTACTGTTAGTAATAATACAAATCTTAATCTAGAAGATCCCCAAGGTAATCAATCCAATGTTTATTATGTAGGGGGAAATACTACAACTGATGGTGATGGAAGTGTTGATAATCCTTATAATAATTTAAATTTAGCACTAAACTCTAGTAAGAGTGGCGATACAATTATTATAAATGACGGGATTTTTTCTGGTGAAAATAATACAAATTTAGTTATTAGTAAATCTTTAACTCTTAAAGCTGCTGAAGGTGCTACTCCTATATTCAATGGTCAATCCAAAAATAGGATATTTGTAATTAAATCACCAAATGTAACCTTGGACGGTTTAACCTTTATAAATGGAAATGTTCCTAATAGTTATGGTGGAGCATTATTGATTCGAAATAGTAATACAAATATTAGAAATTGTACTTTTAGAAATTGTTATGCTAATGCCGGAGGTGCAGTATTCATTTATCCAGGTGTAAGCAATACTGTCTTTAAAGACACCTCAATTGAAAGGTGTCAGGCTACATATGGTGGTGGAGCATATTTATATGCTAGTTCAGTAAACAATACTGTCTTTGATAATACCACATTTAGAAATTGTTATGCTGGTTTAGCAGCTGCAATTTATAATACAGGAAGCAACACTAGGATTATCAATTCTACATTTAATAAGTCTAGAGCTACTGATGGTGGATCAATCTTTAATGATAAAAAATCATCAAATCTATTGATTAATGGTTCTAGTTTTAATAATAATGTAGCTGATGATCAAGGTGGCGCTATATATGGTGGTGGTAGTACCAATCCTATAACTATTATAAATTCCAATTTCACAAATAACGTTGCATATGACAATAGTGTTATGGGTGGTGGCGCATTATTATTAAACGGTATTGGAAACAAGATTATCAATTCCACCTTCTCAAATAATATGGCATATGAGAAAGGTGGTGCAATATTATTTACTAGATCTAATAATTCAGTAATTAATTGTACATTTAATAATAACTCTGCTGTAAGAGGTGGAGCTATTGCATACCGTGCATATGTTGATGAGGCTATAGAAAATAACACTATAATTGGTTCTGTTTTCACCAATAATGGAAAGGATGTAATTAATAACACTAACTCTTCATTTACTAAAGGTGGAGCTGTATATGCTTTTGCAAATAACACCCAAATCATAAACAGCAGTTTCGATAACAATTCTGCTATTATGGGTGGTGCGGTACTATTCAGTCCTAACAGTACCAATAACAATATTGAGTCATCAAATTTCACTAATAATAAAGCTGTTTATTATAACGGTGGTGCCGTTGTTAGTGGAGGTACAAATGACAGTATAAGCGATTCTAAATTTATAAACAATACTGCTCAAAATTATGGTGGAGCAATAAGTAT
Proteins encoded:
- a CDS encoding glycosyltransferase, which translates into the protein MDKDRDIVVADRDMNNKGIDVDDDVSKGTNSINDDDLVSADGDVDNGASGINDNDTVNMDGTDDDVIYQIANNEISSLNNANKTDDLAITVYNGNNGLVTEKQHERIPTVYVVSKSNIAIDNIKKTVNSEHYIFLGVSDNSEEALYFIEENTPDIVFLSLDIYGKLNGEELGKLINKLDIPIIYIFNLDDDLGYSIFIETNYGFVFEDYSPEEIKFVIKVALKKHESNVKSVINVKSKMTEKNVELGIEKLYSTLLLVLSVILIADGIISRNVTFLQWIIFIPSVMMIFLAIVSLFKMTEPTPYEIPPFVSVIIPAHNEQYTIESTVRSIGGMDYNYKGKSNFEIIVVNDGSEDKTGEILSDLKKEIPNLRIITRRPPKAGKGKGFVLNDALSLANGSVVGVFDADTQVHPDFLEKLMPYLNDPKIQGVQSRVRMYNRDTNFLTNMQDVEFAGFGNILRAKDNLKFNGFLGGNGQFVKKDAIIKSGKWDGFAVTEDLNLSVKILINGGEIRYCPEVAVYQEAVDNWGDFMRQRVRWAMGNFETLFVYFSRILTCKLPLFKKIGIISHISNYAFNLFIFVGFIIFIVNIIAWFILHIPTVIRMEAPLIIGFISAIGFFPGITIALLRDDKKFKRFIIDLVEYWLYCFHLIPLFFKTMWVMITRVERRWTKTSHKGMEDEEEDN
- a CDS encoding response regulator, whose translation is MKNTILIVEDESITALDLKFTLEELGYDVVGIADNGKDAINLAAELSPDLTIMDIHLKGEMTGIDVSKRLSELNLPCIFLTAYSDDNTFNEVLESSSYGFITKPFNKRTIGLNVDFAIKRSKVDAEKLNMAQGFVKGK
- a CDS encoding right-handed parallel beta-helix repeat-containing protein yields the protein MFLFTLLVISVGAVSAADNNTNLNNVSDSQYATSTVSNNTNLNLEDPQGNQSNVYYVGGNTTTDGDGSVDNPYNNLNLALNSSKSGDTIIINDGIFSGENNTNLVISKSLTLKAAEGATPIFNGQSKNRIFVIKSPNVTLDGLTFINGNVPNSYGGALLIRNSNTNIRNCTFRNCYANAGGAVFIYPGVSNTVFKDTSIERCQATYGGGAYLYASSVNNTVFDNTTFRNCYAGLAAAIYNTGSNTRIINSTFNKSRATDGGSIFNDKKSSNLLINGSSFNNNVADDQGGAIYGGGSTNPITIINSNFTNNVAYDNSVMGGGALLLNGIGNKIINSTFSNNMAYEKGGAILFTRSNNSVINCTFNNNSAVRGGAIAYRAYVDEAIENNTIIGSVFTNNGKDVINNTNSSFTKGGAVYAFANNTQIINSSFDNNSAIMGGAVLFSPNSTNNNIESSNFTNNKAVYYNGGAVVSGGTNDSISDSKFINNTAQNYGGAISMNNMTVVNSTFENNNAKIGSTIYSINSTIVNSSFSNDDISEDDKAIVALNKVDIINSNSSSLKILSYNNDRIVNGNYSENQSTFDNGYLGYCAEQYSDSLVDGVVFDNYTIFNRLNGEDISDLLKILIYEYYNGTPLQNELNILTDGDYLNSNNTMIQDVVSKYNSGLRINSSNNVKVLDNGTFRIYDFKFLITPQGTQNSFLFRLSEGANETVVKETLTPIVFNGNDAKFNITVMNNGNCNLTGIFVRDNDFSNGLIYKSFESTYNWVYNPENNTWILNDTLEPNQTADLIIIFTTNQSGILVNNVSSGVGN